One Hippoglossus stenolepis isolate QCI-W04-F060 chromosome 6, HSTE1.2, whole genome shotgun sequence genomic window, TTTTAGCCAAATAAACAGGTATGGTTGCGATCACCGGGTCAATATAGAGGCTGGAGTCTATGATGACAGCCAAGGCCATGGCAGCATATGGCAGCCAGGTGACGAGGAAGGCcaacaccatcaccaccaccatacGTGCCACCTGCACCTCCACACGATTTGTCCTCCCAGCCTCAGATACCTGCAGCTTGGTCACCTAGGAGACCAGgatacacaaacattttattatgacATCAACAAGAATATGCTGTGTCCATCgtatgtctgtctctcacccgACGGAGAGTCCACAAGAGACGGGAGTAGGACACGGTGATGATGGAGAAGGGTATggcaaaacaaaggaaaaagtACATGAGGATGTAGGACATGTTACCAACGTCACGATTGTACCAATTGGGGGCACAGGAAATCTTTATTCCCTCCAGCTCATAACTTCCCCAACCAAACAGAGGTGGAGTGTTCCACACGAACGACCACACCCAGGACAGCACCACTCCTGCCACTGCATgtctgaggagaacagagggcGGGATTCAGTTTGTGCTGGTGGAGCCATCAAGTTTTTTTACGCAGTGTGATGCAGCTCAGTGAGATCTGGATGTTAAATACCTGGTCTGGAACAGGACGGCACCCATGGGATAACACACCACTATGTAGCGTTCAACAGAAATCACTGCTATTGTACAAAGACTTGCTATACCTGGACGAAAAGAAAGTGGAGGAAAAGACTAAAATAAACGTtgtcaaaacaaattcaatataaatacaatctTGAGTACTTCAATTTTATGCAATTTTattctgaattaaaaaaaatctaaatttatgCGGGAATATTGTGCTTTTTCACTGCGACACATTAGTCTGACAGCTTTATTTTCAACTCACTTCATGAATTGTGTCAATTATCAGATGTCAGTTAATTTTTTAAAGTTCAACCAAAAAATGA contains:
- the parapinopsina gene encoding parapinopsin a; translated protein: METVALQTNSSSSHSSDDAEVLSQTGFTILAVIMGVFSAAGIILNVLVIVVTVRHRQLRQPLSYALVNLAICDLGCAVFGGLPTTVTSAMGYFSLGRVGCVLEGFAVAFFGIASLCTIAVISVERYIVVCYPMGAVLFQTRHAVAGVVLSWVWSFVWNTPPLFGWGSYELEGIKISCAPNWYNRDVGNMSYILMYFFLCFAIPFSIITVSYSRLLWTLRRVTKLQVSEAGRTNRVEVQVARMVVVMVLAFLVTWLPYAAMALAVIIDSSLYIDPVIATIPVYLAKSSTVYNPLIYVFMNRQFRGYAVPTILCGWNPWASDSQTSEGEMTVATINKSQRVSPKQSLKE